In Chanodichthys erythropterus isolate Z2021 chromosome 11, ASM2448905v1, whole genome shotgun sequence, a single window of DNA contains:
- the trip4 gene encoding activating signal cointegrator 1: protein MTDSLLRWTVDKLKRSFGLEASDDIVQYILSIDNADEIVEYVGDLLQGTEGNKKEFVDELVQRWQRCRTPAGDGLGDGLRIEAIMEDLDTTTKDTQKKSKRKGRNKQEIAAVCQAEPEPVKTPIDLMKAQENSGSSSVKKKSKFVNLYAKEGRDKLAVLLPGRQSCECLAQKHRLINNCLSCGRIVCEQEGSGPCLFCGSLVCTNEEQEILQRDSNKSQKLRKKLMGEGTDREYLPHQEARMKTGLEKAIKHKDKLLEFDKNSVKRTQVLDDESDYFATDSNQWLSPGEREAIRKREEELRELRHASRKDRKITLDFAGRRVLDEGENLTPYYQKFDETVKDINTGSFGRTSKHSVSTDRQHLRELVNPNIVQAAPEWVDMACSDSSHKSSSKAVSSTQKSERSRLRLQDKELQEISDGGWCLSMHQPWASLLVKGIKRVEGRTWYTSHRGRLWIAAAANRATPQEIAGVEAMYRQIYKDEPQFPSEYPTGCLLGCVNVTDCLSQEQFREQYPQISEESTSPFVFICSNPQELVVKFPMKGKHKIWKLESQSHQSAKKCLMQPA from the exons ATGACTGATTCTTTGCTTCGTTGGACTGTTGATAAGTTAAAGCGTAGTTTTGGATTAGAGGCAAGCGATGACATTGTACA GTACATCCTTTCCATTGACAATGCTGATGAAATTGTGGAGTATGTTGGAGATCTCTTGCAGGGAACAGAGGGGAACAAGAAGGAGTTTGTGGATGAGCTGGTGCAGAGATGGCAGAGGTGTCGGACGCCAGCAGGTGATGGTCTGGGAGACGGCCTCAGGATAGAGGCAATCATGG AGGATCTAGACACAACTACCAAAGACACCCAGAAGAAGTCCAAAAGAAAGGGAAGAAACAAGCAAGAGatcgctgccgtctgtcaggcAGAGCCAGAGCCTGTGAAAACTCCCATTGACTTGATGAAG GCACAAGAGAACAGCGGCTCCAGCTCAGTGAAAAAGAAGAGCAAGTTTGTGAATCTGTATGCTAAAGAGGGTCGGGATAAGCTGGCTGTTCTGCTGCCTGGCCGTCAGTCCTGCGAGTGTCTGGCTCAGAAACACAGACTCATCAACAACTGTCTGAGCTGTGGCCGTATAGTGTGTGAGCAAGAGGGATCCGGCCCCTGTTTGTTCTGCGGCAGTCTG GTCTGTACAAATGAGGAGCAAGAGATACTGCAGCGAGACTCCAACAAAAGTCAAAAGCTCCGTAAAAAACTCATGGGAG AGGGAACTGATCGGGAGTATCTGCCCCACCAAGAGGCCAGGATGAAGACTGGTCTGGAAAAAGCCATAAAGCACAAAGACAAACTTCTGGAGTTTGACAAGAACAG TGTTAAGAGGACACAAGTCTTGGATGATGAATCTGATTATTTTGCAACGGATTCCAACCAGTGGCTTTCTCCAGGTGAGAGGGAGGCAATACGTAAACGAGAGGAGGAACTCCGGGAGCTTCGACACGCCTCCCGAAAAGACCGCAAGATCACACTGGACTTTGCAGGGAGACGAGTGCTGGATGAAGGGGAGAATCTGACTCCGTACTACCAGAA GTTTGATGAGACAGTCAAGGACATCAACACTGGTTCTTTTGGTCGGACATCAAAACATTCTGTTTCCACTGATCGACAGCACCTCAGAGAGCTTGTCAACCCCAACATTGTACAGGCCGCGCCAGAG TGGGTTGACATGGCCTGTAGCGACTCGTCACATAAGTCTTCATCAAAGGCCGTGAGCAGTACACAGAAAAGTGAGCGCAGCCGACTCAGGCTGCAGGACAAAGAGCTGCAGGAGATCTCAGATGGAGGCTGGTGTCTCAGCATGCATCAGCCATGGGCTTCATTGCTTGTTAAGGGGATAAAAAG GGTTGAAGGCAGAACGTGGTACACATCCCATAGAGGGCGCCTATggattgctgctgctgctaacAGAGCCACTCCTCAAGAGATAGCAGGGGTAGAGGCCATGTACCGCCAGATTTACAAGGATG AGCCCCAGTTTCCTTCGGAGTATCCCACAGGCTGTTTGTTGGGCTGTGTGAACGTCACAGATTGTCTCTCTCAGGAGCAGTTCAGGGAACAG